A DNA window from Schistocerca gregaria isolate iqSchGreg1 chromosome 2, iqSchGreg1.2, whole genome shotgun sequence contains the following coding sequences:
- the LOC126336807 gene encoding suppressor of hairless protein — translation MPHQFGLPTMAHSMQTPPSPPNFFERFSSMLYRPDEQRLTREAMERYLRERSDMVIVILHAKVAQKSYGNEKRFFCPPPCIYLFGEGWRMRQEQMLREGETEQAAQLCAFIGIGNSDQDMQQLDLNNGKQYCAAKTLYISDSDKRKHFMLSVKMFYGNGHDIGVFHSKRIKVISKPSKKKQSLKNADLCIASGTKVALFNRLRSQTVSTRYLHVENGNFHASSTQWGAFTIHLLDDNESESEEFAVRDGYVHYGSTVKLVCSVTGMALPRLIIRKVDKQMALLEADDPVSQLHKCAFYMKDTERMYLCLSQERIIQFQATPCPKEPNKEMINDGACWTIISTDKAEYQFFEGMGPVRAPVTPVPVVHSLHLNGGGDVAMLELTGENFTPNLQVWFGDVEAETMYRCQESMLCVVPEISSFRGEWLWVRQPTQVPVSLVRNDGIIYATGLTFTYTPEPGPRPHCPPAEDIMRSGQTSRMPALPDMAWGHHPPPQGGL, via the coding sequence ATGCCTCACCAGTTTGGACTCCCCACTATGGCGCATAGTATGCAAACTCCACCTTCACCACCAAATTTCTTTGAAAGGTTCAGTTCCATGTTGTACAGACCAGATGAGCAGAGACTTACTAGGGAGGCAATGGAAAGGTATTTGAGGGAGAGAAGTGATATGGTGATCGTGATACTTCATGCCAAAGTAGCCCAGAAATCTTATGGAAATGAGAAACGCTTTTTCTGTCCGCCTCCCTGTATATACCTTTTTGGTGAAGGGTGGAGGATGCGCCAGGAGCAAATGCTGAGAGAGGGAGAAACAGAACAAGCAGCTCAACTTTGTGCATTTATTGGTATTGGAAACTCTGATCAAGATATGCAGCAGCTGGATTTGAACAATGGTAAGCAGTATTGTGCTGCAAAAACACTGTACATTTCAGATTCAGATAAACGTAAACATTTCATGCTCTCTGTGAAAATGTTCTATGGAAACGGCCATGACATAGGCGTTTTTCATAGCAAAAGAATCAAAGTGATATCAAAACCATCAAAAAAGAAGCAGTCTCTGAAGAACGCTGATCTGTGCATAGCTAGTGGTACCAAAGTGGCTCTCTTCAATAGACTTCGCTCTCAGACTGTAAGCACAAGATACCTTCATGTCGAAAATGGCAACTTTCATGCAAGTTCAACACAGTGGGGAGCATTTACAATTCACCTGCTGGACGACAACGAATCGGAGTCAGAGGAATTCGCAGTTCGTGATGGTTATGTGCACTACGGAAGTACAGTGAAACTTGTTTGCAGTGTCACCGGTATGGCTCTTCCACGGCTCATAATACGCAAAGTTGATAAACAGATGGCACTCTTAGAAGCAGACGATCCAGTGTCTCAGCTGCACAAATGTGCTTTTTATATGAAAGATACTGAAAGGATGTACTTGTGTTTGTCACAAGAGCGAATTATACAGTTTCAAGCAACACCTTGCCCAAAGGAACCAAATAAGGAAATGATAAATGATGGTGCATGTTGGACTATTATTAGTACTGATAAAGCAGAGTATCAGTTTTTTGAAGGCATGGGACCAGTTCGTGCTCCAGTGACTCCAGTTCCAGTCGTTCACAGCTTGCATTTGAATGGAGGAGGTGATGTCGCAATGCTCGAACTTACTGGTGAAAATTTCACTCCTAACCTACAAGTGTGGTTTGGAGATGTGGAAGCTGAAACAATGTATAGGTGCCAGGAGAGTATGTTATGTGTAGTGCCCGAAATCTCGTCATTCAGAGGGGAGTGGTTGTGGGTGCGTCAGCCGACacaagtaccagtttctttggtaagAAATGATGGAATTATTTATGCGACGGGCTTGACGTTCACCTATACCCCAGAGCCCGGCCCGAGACCGCATTGTCCGCCGGCAGAAGACATTATGCGAAGTGGCCAAACCAGTCGAATGCCAGCATTGCCCGATATGGCTTGGGGTCATcatcctcctcctcaaggaggacTGTGA